One genomic window of Luteitalea pratensis includes the following:
- a CDS encoding thymidine phosphorylase, translating into MRAVDIIRAKRDGNSLTREQIGWMIGGASDGSVPDYQLSAWLMAVWLRGMSPEETAWLTDAMVRSGVRVDLSAIKGVKVDKHSTGGVGDKTSLIIAPVVAALGVPVPMMSGRGLGHTGGTLDKLESISGFRTRLTLDEFRAQVADLGCALIGQTDEVAPADRTLYALRDVTATVESLPLICASILSKKIAEGIDALVLDVKTGSGAFMAREEDARALADALVALAERSGLRVAALLTQMDVPLGRTIGNALEVRECIEVLRGAGPADLVALSVELAALMVWLGHGASSLDAARTAVRGALADGSGLATFRAIVQRQGGDVGMIDQPSTLPQAPVRETLVAPSDGYVARYDAGLLGRAAVQLGAGRAKSADVVDPAVGFDLLAVPGDQVPAGAPLIAIHARTTADVDAVRPMLTEALTMADAAPAPRVLILDRLGLARSA; encoded by the coding sequence ATGCGTGCGGTCGACATCATTCGCGCCAAGCGCGACGGCAATTCGCTCACCCGCGAACAGATCGGCTGGATGATCGGTGGCGCGAGCGATGGCTCCGTCCCTGACTACCAGTTGTCGGCGTGGCTGATGGCCGTGTGGCTGCGCGGCATGTCCCCTGAAGAAACGGCCTGGTTGACCGACGCGATGGTGCGATCGGGCGTGCGTGTCGATTTGTCAGCCATCAAGGGCGTCAAGGTCGACAAGCACAGCACCGGCGGTGTCGGTGACAAGACGTCGCTGATCATCGCGCCCGTCGTCGCTGCCCTCGGCGTGCCGGTACCGATGATGTCGGGCCGAGGGCTCGGGCACACGGGCGGCACGCTCGACAAGCTCGAAAGCATCAGCGGCTTCAGGACCCGACTCACGCTCGACGAGTTCCGTGCGCAGGTCGCCGATCTCGGGTGCGCGCTCATCGGCCAGACCGACGAAGTGGCCCCTGCCGACCGGACGCTCTACGCGCTGCGCGACGTGACCGCGACCGTCGAGAGCCTGCCGCTGATCTGTGCCTCGATCCTGAGCAAGAAGATCGCCGAGGGCATCGATGCCCTGGTGCTCGACGTGAAGACGGGCAGCGGTGCGTTCATGGCACGCGAGGAAGACGCGCGGGCGCTGGCCGACGCGCTCGTCGCGCTGGCGGAGCGCTCCGGTCTTCGCGTCGCGGCCCTGCTCACGCAGATGGACGTGCCACTCGGGCGCACGATCGGCAACGCCCTCGAAGTGCGTGAGTGTATCGAGGTCCTTCGCGGCGCCGGCCCTGCGGACCTCGTCGCACTGTCGGTGGAACTCGCGGCGTTGATGGTGTGGCTCGGTCACGGCGCGTCGTCGCTCGACGCCGCCAGGACGGCCGTGCGCGGCGCACTCGCCGATGGCAGCGGCCTCGCTACGTTCCGCGCCATCGTGCAGCGGCAGGGCGGCGACGTCGGCATGATCGACCAACCCTCCACGCTGCCGCAGGCGCCGGTGCGCGAGACGCTTGTCGCGCCGTCCGACGGCTACGTGGCCCGCTATGACGCCGGCTTGCTCGGGCGGGCCGCGGTGCAACTCGGCGCCGGCCGTGCGAAGAGCGCCGACGTCGTCGATCCGGCGGTCGGGTTCGACCTCCTCGCGGTGCCCGGCGATCAGGTCCCAGCGGGCGCGCCGTTGATCGCCATCCACGCGCGGACCACGGCCGACGTCGACGCGGTGCGGCCGATGCTGACTGAGGCGCTCACCATGGCCGATGCTGCTCCGGCGCCTCGTGTCCTCATCCTGGATCGGCTTGGCCTGGCTCGATCGGCCTGA
- a CDS encoding amidohydrolase, protein MRGLSLLLSLMVAGGVSFTRLTQPAAAPADLVVVHARVYTVDETRPEAQAVAIRGDRIVVVGTDAEALALRGPATQVIDAGGRAVIPGLHDAHGHVLGLGQSLQEVDLRGTTSAQAVIDAVRVRAQQVPTGQWLRGRGWDQNDWADTAWPTAAQLDAATPDHPVYLSRVDGHAAWVNTAAVRAAGLTATVADPAGGRVIRGAGGAPAGVLVDTAMNLVARHIPPADVAARRAQLRLADDVAASLGLTTVHDAGVAWDDVAVYRAAADDGTLKTRLYVMLRPPRTGETLPPPVLDYASHLLTVRAVKLVADGALGSRGAALHEPYSDDPGTRGLLVTAPADLHTQALAAVRAGYQPCVHAIGDRANTAVLDLFEQLQREVPGSRALRMRDEHAQILRAGDIPRFAALDVIASVQTTHATSDMPWVEKRIGAARTRDGAYMWQALRRSGAHLANGSDFPVEEPNPMFGFYAAITRQDAQGQPPGGWMPDQRLTRAEALHSVSAGAAYAAHLEQELGMLRPGMLADLLVLSDDIMQVVPARVRDARPLVTIRGGRVTFRDGI, encoded by the coding sequence GTGCGCGGATTGTCCTTGCTCCTCTCGCTGATGGTGGCTGGCGGCGTATCGTTCACGCGGCTGACGCAACCCGCGGCGGCACCAGCCGATCTCGTGGTCGTCCACGCGCGTGTCTACACGGTGGACGAGACACGCCCGGAAGCACAGGCTGTCGCGATCCGCGGCGATCGCATCGTCGTCGTCGGCACCGATGCGGAGGCGCTCGCCCTCCGTGGACCCGCGACGCAGGTGATCGACGCCGGCGGTCGCGCGGTGATCCCCGGGCTGCACGACGCGCACGGTCACGTGCTCGGTCTCGGCCAGAGCCTGCAGGAGGTGGACCTGCGCGGCACGACGAGCGCGCAGGCGGTCATCGACGCCGTGCGGGTGCGTGCGCAACAGGTGCCGACGGGGCAATGGCTCCGCGGCCGCGGATGGGACCAGAACGACTGGGCCGACACCGCCTGGCCGACCGCCGCTCAACTCGATGCCGCAACGCCGGACCATCCCGTCTACCTGAGCCGCGTCGACGGCCACGCCGCGTGGGTGAACACGGCAGCGGTGCGCGCCGCGGGCCTCACCGCGACCGTGGCTGATCCTGCCGGGGGCCGCGTCATCCGTGGTGCGGGAGGGGCGCCGGCCGGGGTGTTGGTCGACACCGCGATGAACCTGGTGGCGCGCCACATCCCGCCAGCCGACGTCGCGGCGCGACGCGCACAGTTGCGCCTCGCCGACGACGTCGCCGCCAGCCTCGGACTGACGACGGTGCATGACGCAGGCGTCGCCTGGGACGATGTCGCGGTGTACCGCGCCGCCGCCGACGATGGCACGCTGAAGACACGCCTGTACGTGATGCTCCGGCCGCCGAGAACAGGCGAGACACTGCCACCACCTGTGCTCGACTACGCCAGCCACCTCCTGACGGTGCGCGCGGTGAAACTGGTGGCCGACGGCGCACTCGGGTCGCGTGGCGCTGCGCTGCACGAGCCGTACAGCGACGACCCCGGCACGCGGGGCCTGCTTGTGACCGCGCCCGCCGACCTCCACACGCAGGCGCTGGCCGCAGTGAGGGCCGGCTACCAGCCCTGCGTGCACGCCATCGGCGATCGCGCCAACACTGCTGTCCTGGACCTGTTCGAGCAGTTGCAGCGCGAGGTGCCCGGCAGCCGTGCGCTCCGCATGCGCGACGAACATGCGCAGATCCTGCGGGCAGGCGACATTCCACGGTTCGCGGCCCTCGACGTGATCGCCTCGGTGCAGACGACGCATGCCACATCCGACATGCCGTGGGTGGAGAAGCGGATCGGCGCCGCCCGCACGCGCGACGGTGCGTACATGTGGCAGGCCTTGCGACGCAGCGGTGCGCACCTGGCCAACGGTTCCGATTTCCCCGTCGAGGAACCCAATCCGATGTTCGGCTTCTACGCCGCCATCACGAGACAGGATGCCCAGGGACAGCCTCCGGGCGGCTGGATGCCCGACCAGCGACTGACGCGCGCCGAGGCGCTGCACAGCGTCTCGGCCGGCGCCGCGTATGCCGCACACCTCGAGCAGGAACTGGGGATGCTGCGACCAGGCATGCTCGCCGACCTGCTCGTGCTGTCAGACGACATCATGCAGGTCGTGCCCGCTCGTGTTCGTGATGCGCGGCCGCTGGTCACGATCCGGGGCGGGCGCGTGACGTTCCGCGATGGGATCTGA
- a CDS encoding Gfo/Idh/MocA family protein, whose product MPSSLSRRRFLQELTVASAALPLAARAVQAQAARKVRHASFGASGMAMSDIRSFSSHPAFDLVAVADADLSRTEQVKKLFPNVRVYQDWRELLHKEADNLDSVNVSTPDHMHAPIAMAAMSYGKHVYVQKPLATTVRETRMLAAAAREKRLVSQMGIQISSHPTQLATEQMIRSGVIGKITEVHTFCDKTWGDMSPIPAGSDPIPPMLDWDLWLGVSEKRPFKTDVYHPGNWRKRVGFGTGTLGDMGCHIFSTPIRGVNLYLPASVTSYGPGAVYGNWPIDAKIKLVFPGTSLTAGSTLDFWWYDGAVRPPQNVAAAVGGTVPGSGAVIIGTDGAILLPHIGPPTLHPASTFASRTVPTPAARNHYHEFLDAVLTGPGTTCSAGFDYAQLVTEAVLLGSVAEHFPNETLNYDPAAMRVTSQAAANKWLQRSFRKKYLLTRL is encoded by the coding sequence ATGCCGTCTTCCCTCAGCCGCCGCCGTTTCCTGCAGGAACTCACCGTGGCATCCGCGGCCCTGCCGCTGGCGGCCCGGGCGGTGCAGGCGCAGGCCGCGCGCAAGGTCCGTCATGCCAGCTTCGGTGCGTCCGGCATGGCGATGTCCGACATCCGCAGTTTCTCGAGCCATCCCGCGTTCGACCTCGTGGCGGTGGCCGACGCGGACCTGTCGCGGACCGAGCAGGTCAAGAAGCTGTTCCCGAACGTGCGGGTCTACCAGGACTGGCGCGAACTGCTGCACAAGGAAGCGGACAACCTCGACTCGGTCAACGTGTCGACGCCCGACCACATGCACGCCCCCATCGCGATGGCGGCGATGTCGTACGGCAAGCACGTGTACGTGCAGAAGCCACTGGCGACGACGGTGCGCGAGACCCGCATGCTGGCCGCAGCCGCGCGCGAGAAGCGGCTCGTCTCGCAGATGGGGATCCAGATCTCGTCGCACCCGACGCAACTGGCAACCGAGCAGATGATCCGCAGTGGCGTCATCGGCAAGATCACCGAGGTCCACACGTTCTGTGACAAGACGTGGGGCGACATGTCGCCGATCCCGGCCGGGTCCGATCCCATACCGCCGATGCTCGATTGGGACCTGTGGCTCGGCGTCAGCGAGAAGCGTCCGTTCAAGACGGACGTCTACCATCCGGGCAACTGGCGCAAGCGGGTCGGCTTCGGCACCGGCACCCTCGGCGACATGGGCTGCCACATCTTCAGCACGCCCATCCGCGGTGTGAACCTGTACCTGCCCGCCTCGGTGACCTCGTACGGACCCGGCGCTGTGTACGGCAACTGGCCCATCGACGCGAAGATCAAGCTGGTCTTCCCCGGGACGTCGCTGACCGCAGGCAGCACGCTCGATTTCTGGTGGTACGACGGCGCGGTGCGTCCGCCGCAGAACGTCGCGGCCGCCGTTGGCGGCACCGTGCCGGGATCGGGCGCGGTGATCATCGGGACCGACGGCGCGATCCTGCTGCCGCACATCGGCCCGCCGACGCTGCACCCCGCGAGCACGTTCGCCTCGCGCACCGTGCCCACGCCGGCGGCGCGCAACCACTACCACGAGTTCCTCGACGCCGTCCTCACGGGTCCGGGCACCACGTGTTCGGCCGGCTTCGACTACGCACAATTGGTCACGGAGGCGGTGCTGCTCGGCAGCGTCGCGGAACACTTCCCCAACGAGACACTGAACTACGATCCGGCCGCGATGCGCGTGACCAGCCAGGCTGCTGCCAACAAATGGCTGCAGCGCTCGTTCCGCAAGAAGTACCTGCTGACGCGGCTCTAG
- a CDS encoding alkaline phosphatase family protein, whose product MTAAAVRFLAGRVTLGLLALVVSALPAAPQAATPAVDSPARPALVVILVVDQFRGDYVDKYGHQWRHGLRRLFDEGAYYTEAAYRYASTTTCAGHATIGTGATPQTHGMISNAWFDRALGRDVACTEDPSITNVSYGTTPARTGDSSIRLATPTLADEMRAQLGVAPQVVTMSIKARAALSLAGHRSALSTWFDGPRGFVTSPAMGGPGRVPFLERYVAAHPVEADVEAVWERSLPPTSYLYEDLGVGETGFGAAFPHRLTAPPVDGQVDPSFYGTWQMSPFADAYLGRMAAAAVADLKLGQGQGTDFLAVSFSALDTVGHAYGPRSHEVQDILVRLDETIGTLLAELDRQVGRDRYAIALTSDHGVGPIPQQMQALGLGGGVVDRKTVSTVLTAALGGSVLDSNTGSEIYLSRDAAAKLAALDQHEWDAVRTSLEQVDGIARAWRTTDLLAGRYEAASDPMAHAARLSAYGGRSGDITFITDPYWFPYRIAATHGTPYSYDQHVPLVFAGPQFRRGRYTATASPADVAPTLGRLLGVILPAADGATRVDALSRPPGLAAADEPPQTQEGRQASTSP is encoded by the coding sequence ATGACTGCAGCCGCCGTTCGTTTCCTTGCCGGTCGGGTGACGCTCGGGCTCCTGGCCCTGGTGGTGTCGGCGTTGCCGGCCGCCCCCCAGGCCGCCACGCCCGCCGTGGATTCACCGGCGCGCCCAGCCCTGGTCGTCATCCTGGTCGTGGACCAGTTCCGCGGTGATTACGTCGACAAGTACGGACACCAGTGGCGGCACGGGCTGCGCCGCCTCTTCGACGAGGGCGCCTATTACACGGAAGCGGCGTACCGGTACGCGAGCACGACGACCTGCGCCGGCCACGCCACGATCGGGACCGGTGCCACGCCGCAGACGCACGGGATGATCTCGAACGCCTGGTTCGACCGCGCCCTGGGGCGCGACGTGGCGTGCACCGAGGACCCGTCGATCACCAACGTGTCCTACGGGACGACGCCCGCGCGCACCGGGGACAGCAGCATCCGGCTCGCGACGCCGACACTGGCCGACGAGATGCGAGCGCAGCTTGGCGTCGCGCCGCAGGTGGTGACCATGTCGATCAAGGCGCGCGCGGCGCTGTCGCTCGCGGGGCACCGATCGGCGCTCTCGACCTGGTTCGACGGCCCGCGCGGCTTCGTGACGTCGCCGGCGATGGGCGGCCCGGGCCGCGTGCCGTTCCTCGAGCGGTACGTCGCGGCGCACCCGGTGGAAGCCGATGTCGAGGCGGTCTGGGAGCGATCCCTGCCGCCCACCTCCTACCTCTACGAGGATCTGGGCGTTGGCGAAACCGGCTTCGGCGCCGCGTTCCCGCACCGCCTCACGGCGCCGCCGGTCGACGGCCAGGTCGATCCTTCCTTCTACGGCACGTGGCAGATGAGCCCGTTCGCGGATGCATACCTGGGCCGCATGGCCGCGGCGGCCGTGGCCGACCTCAAGCTCGGACAGGGGCAGGGCACCGACTTCCTCGCGGTGAGCTTCTCCGCGCTCGACACCGTCGGGCACGCCTACGGGCCGCGCAGCCACGAGGTGCAGGACATCCTCGTGCGGCTCGACGAGACCATCGGCACGCTGCTGGCGGAACTCGACCGCCAGGTCGGCCGCGATCGTTACGCCATCGCCCTCACCTCCGACCACGGTGTCGGCCCGATTCCCCAGCAGATGCAGGCGCTCGGTCTCGGCGGCGGCGTGGTGGATCGAAAGACGGTCAGCACGGTGCTGACGGCTGCCCTCGGCGGCAGCGTCCTCGACAGCAACACGGGATCCGAGATCTACCTGTCCAGGGACGCGGCGGCGAAGCTGGCTGCGCTCGACCAGCACGAATGGGATGCGGTCAGGACGTCGCTCGAGCAGGTCGACGGCATCGCCCGCGCCTGGCGCACCACCGACCTGCTCGCGGGACGGTACGAAGCCGCCTCCGACCCGATGGCACACGCCGCCAGGTTGAGCGCGTACGGGGGCCGATCGGGCGACATCACCTTCATCACCGATCCGTACTGGTTTCCTTACCGGATCGCCGCCACGCATGGCACGCCGTACAGCTACGACCAGCACGTGCCGCTGGTCTTCGCCGGGCCGCAGTTCAGGCGCGGCCGCTACACCGCCACGGCCAGCCCTGCCGACGTGGCGCCCACGCTCGGCCGGCTGCTCGGCGTGATCCTGCCGGCCGCGGACGGCGCCACGCGGGTCGATGCGCTGTCGCGCCCGCCGGGATTGGCCGCTGCAGACGAGCCGCCACAGACGCAGGAGGGCCGTCAGGCGTCGACCTCGCCTTGA
- a CDS encoding S8 family serine peptidase, with the protein MRRSVILMGLVLVTALSLVLAAQEPAFTRSPRADIAVRLRAAARLGTDYVPGRVLVKFRAGLPTQAQASAVTQALPGTATALRAGDVYTDFAYVDVPLDADVPTLAAALAARPEVEYAEPDAIHHLEVTPSDPSFGRQWNMRAMNLERAWDINDGAHDVVVAVIDSGLAMANDVLRFPRFFNGRLQIVDVPFARSTDIVSSNRLVAPYDFFYEDDLPYDMDGHGTHVTGTVGQLANAESGVGVAYSARIMPLKVCLGEWEVLFLLAEDGVSTLPPTFQGGVCFTSDESRAIRYAADNGAKVINISIGGESPAAATQSALQYAVSRGAFVALSGGNDFEEGNQPGYPALYAKDINGVMAVAAVGQDLNHAYYSTTGDFIEIAAPGGNTRVGGAAGRIWQQTYRPASISLNQLAPRFDLLEDDAYQGTSMASPHVAGLAALLQSQGIRSPAAIEAAIRQFANDRGTAGRDNEYGFGVVDARATLRGLGIAK; encoded by the coding sequence ATGCGTCGATCGGTGATCCTCATGGGGCTGGTCCTGGTGACGGCACTGAGCCTGGTGCTCGCCGCCCAGGAGCCCGCCTTCACGCGCAGCCCGCGCGCCGACATCGCGGTGCGACTGCGGGCCGCGGCGCGTCTCGGAACCGACTACGTACCCGGCCGCGTGCTCGTGAAGTTCCGGGCCGGGCTACCCACGCAGGCCCAGGCGTCGGCCGTGACGCAGGCGCTGCCCGGCACGGCCACCGCCCTGCGCGCTGGTGACGTCTACACCGACTTCGCCTACGTCGACGTGCCGCTCGATGCCGATGTCCCCACGCTGGCTGCCGCGCTCGCCGCGCGCCCGGAGGTGGAATACGCCGAACCCGACGCGATCCACCACCTCGAGGTCACCCCCAGCGACCCGTCGTTCGGGCGGCAATGGAACATGCGGGCCATGAACCTCGAGCGCGCATGGGACATCAACGACGGCGCCCACGATGTCGTCGTTGCCGTGATCGACAGCGGCCTCGCGATGGCCAACGACGTGCTGCGGTTTCCGCGCTTCTTCAACGGGCGGCTGCAGATCGTCGACGTGCCCTTCGCGCGCAGCACCGACATCGTGTCCAGCAACCGCCTCGTCGCGCCGTACGACTTCTTCTACGAGGACGACCTGCCCTACGACATGGACGGCCACGGTACCCACGTGACCGGCACCGTCGGGCAGTTGGCCAACGCGGAGAGCGGGGTCGGCGTGGCCTACAGCGCGCGCATCATGCCGCTCAAGGTGTGTCTCGGGGAGTGGGAGGTGCTGTTCCTGCTCGCCGAGGACGGCGTGTCCACGCTCCCGCCGACATTCCAGGGTGGCGTCTGTTTCACGTCGGACGAATCGCGCGCCATCCGGTATGCGGCCGACAACGGCGCGAAGGTGATCAACATCAGCATCGGCGGTGAATCGCCTGCCGCAGCCACGCAGAGCGCCCTGCAGTACGCGGTGTCGCGAGGGGCCTTCGTCGCCCTGTCCGGCGGCAACGACTTCGAGGAGGGCAATCAGCCCGGGTATCCCGCCCTCTATGCCAAGGACATCAACGGCGTGATGGCCGTCGCGGCCGTCGGCCAGGACCTCAATCACGCGTACTACTCGACGACCGGTGACTTCATCGAGATCGCGGCGCCGGGAGGCAACACGCGTGTCGGCGGCGCCGCTGGGCGCATCTGGCAACAGACGTACCGCCCCGCCAGCATCAGCCTCAACCAGCTCGCGCCTCGCTTCGATCTCCTCGAAGACGACGCCTACCAGGGCACGTCGATGGCTTCGCCGCACGTTGCGGGGCTGGCTGCCCTCCTGCAGTCCCAGGGGATCCGCAGCCCGGCGGCGATCGAGGCCGCGATCCGGCAGTTCGCGAACGACCGCGGCACCGCTGGCCGCGACAACGAGTACGGGTTTGGCGTGGTGGACGCTCGCGCGACGCTCAGAGGCCTGGGGATCGCGAAGTGA
- a CDS encoding methylated-DNA--[protein]-cysteine S-methyltransferase, translating to MPARGTRSTPKPFANRVFDAVRAIPAGRVATYGDVAAAAGRPGAARAVGTLMANCGPRQIPAHRVVAAGGALGGYGGHESLKASLLRAEGLTVVGRRIRNFAAVRFNL from the coding sequence ATGCCGGCGCGGGGGACGCGTTCGACCCCGAAGCCGTTCGCCAATCGGGTGTTCGACGCCGTCCGGGCGATTCCGGCAGGACGGGTGGCGACGTACGGGGACGTGGCGGCGGCGGCGGGGCGACCCGGCGCGGCCCGCGCGGTGGGTACCCTGATGGCCAACTGCGGCCCCCGCCAGATCCCCGCCCATCGCGTGGTCGCGGCTGGGGGGGCGCTCGGCGGGTACGGCGGTCATGAGTCGCTGAAGGCCTCGCTGCTGCGCGCCGAGGGACTGACGGTCGTCGGCCGGCGGATCAGGAATTTTGCCGCGGTCAGGTTCAACCTTTGA
- a CDS encoding RNA polymerase sigma factor, with amino-acid sequence MPVTSHAADVRLAARCRAGDLTAFEELYRVHSTRLYAVAYRMLGHAEDAEDMLQEIFLLAFRKLSSFKGDASLGTWLYRLGVNACLDRLRSKARRNDQQTEWLDDELPPARATTEAGGGVLHRLDLERALRELPAGCRAAFLLHDVEGFEHREIASMLGIAEGTSKSQVHKARMRLRGLLGRVVTGGSRA; translated from the coding sequence ATGCCAGTGACGAGTCATGCCGCCGACGTGCGGCTCGCCGCCAGATGCCGCGCAGGAGATCTGACGGCGTTCGAAGAGTTGTACCGCGTGCACAGCACGCGCCTGTACGCAGTGGCATATCGGATGCTCGGCCACGCCGAGGACGCCGAGGACATGCTGCAGGAAATCTTCCTGCTGGCATTCCGGAAGCTGTCATCCTTCAAGGGGGATGCCTCGCTCGGCACGTGGCTGTACCGGCTCGGGGTGAATGCCTGCCTCGACCGCCTGCGCAGCAAGGCGCGCCGCAACGACCAGCAAACCGAGTGGCTGGACGACGAGCTGCCGCCGGCCCGGGCCACGACCGAGGCAGGCGGGGGCGTGCTGCACCGGCTCGACCTCGAACGCGCCTTGCGGGAGTTGCCCGCCGGGTGCCGGGCTGCCTTCCTGCTGCATGACGTCGAGGGATTCGAGCATCGGGAAATCGCCTCGATGCTCGGCATTGCGGAAGGCACGTCGAAGTCGCAGGTCCACAAGGCGCGCATGCGCCTGCGGGGCCTGCTCGGACGGGTCGTAACAGGAGGGTCACGGGCGTGA
- a CDS encoding anti-sigma factor: protein MKCQDIQQALDAQLVGTLGRADAEALDAHLATCPECEAMVADARRLQAELRLIGVEGPSPRVWERVSARLEADPEFERAAAAAVDAAPRSSRIDWRWAALAATLLMVIAGSLLVLRRSLTTATPPAPAVAAAPADAGSDAIVSSIESELDLAAKHYENAIAGLERVASESDSPIDPTVMATVKENLEIIDQAIDDSRQALRTDPQSQLAQESLFDAFRRKVALLQDTISLMNEMRKGNPTRATAIAPGLNKG from the coding sequence GTGAAGTGCCAGGACATACAGCAGGCGCTGGATGCGCAGCTCGTGGGCACGCTCGGTCGCGCGGACGCCGAGGCGCTCGACGCGCACCTGGCGACCTGCCCGGAGTGCGAAGCGATGGTCGCCGATGCTCGTCGGCTGCAGGCCGAACTGCGCCTGATCGGTGTCGAGGGCCCGTCGCCCCGGGTGTGGGAACGGGTGTCGGCGCGGCTCGAGGCCGACCCGGAGTTCGAACGCGCCGCGGCCGCCGCCGTCGACGCCGCCCCACGGTCCTCACGCATCGACTGGCGCTGGGCGGCGCTGGCCGCCACGCTCCTGATGGTGATCGCCGGGTCGTTGCTGGTCCTGCGGCGCTCCCTGACGACGGCCACGCCACCGGCACCCGCGGTCGCGGCCGCGCCGGCCGACGCCGGCAGTGACGCCATCGTGAGTTCGATCGAAAGCGAGCTGGACCTGGCCGCGAAGCACTACGAGAACGCCATTGCCGGGCTCGAGCGCGTCGCCAGCGAGAGCGACTCGCCCATCGATCCGACCGTGATGGCGACGGTCAAGGAGAACCTGGAAATCATCGACCAGGCAATCGATGACAGCCGGCAGGCGCTGCGCACGGACCCGCAGAGCCAGTTGGCGCAGGAGAGCCTGTTTGACGCGTTCCGCCGCAAGGTGGCGCTGCTGCAGGACACGATTTCGCTGATGAACGAGATGCGAAAGGGCAACCCGACACGTGCGACGGCGATTGCCCCGGGGCTGAACAAGGGATGA
- a CDS encoding DUF4097 family beta strand repeat-containing protein: MRGTWRGLMCAGVLVAMWPPAASADALTEAVGSEAPLLSAADGPHAAPSQPAATPQTPPPAAPAPVPAPAPVPPPRPPRPENRAIERKVWREGDRGWVDGEAIVRLFKGGEGITLDVVNMLGDVVVVGAKGREGRLSIVRKVQSRGADTEQLLKSIEVDVTEHANRVEVRATMPMPSQPPRVSRIRLRTDYEITLPSGTALELKNMQGNVRLSNVGGDVRVEAMAGDVVGEALSRVRMLRSMSGDVMLSHSVVQGDANLQSVSGNVITSGVKAGSLTLGSVSGNVQVRESSSERALVRTVTGDIEFASVPRKAGRYELKSHAGDIFVFTGAAGFEFEANTVKGEVSSDVPTRPGTVGSNQVRGTVGDGSAYFDLTTFTGDIKVVRKP, encoded by the coding sequence ATGCGTGGGACCTGGCGGGGACTGATGTGTGCGGGCGTGCTGGTGGCGATGTGGCCACCCGCCGCGAGTGCTGACGCGCTGACCGAGGCGGTGGGATCCGAGGCGCCGCTGCTGAGCGCGGCAGACGGGCCCCACGCCGCGCCGAGCCAGCCGGCGGCGACGCCGCAGACGCCTCCCCCGGCCGCACCGGCTCCTGTTCCCGCACCGGCCCCGGTCCCGCCGCCGCGTCCCCCGCGCCCTGAGAATCGCGCCATCGAGCGCAAGGTCTGGCGCGAGGGCGATCGGGGCTGGGTCGACGGCGAGGCCATCGTCCGCCTGTTCAAGGGCGGCGAGGGCATCACGCTCGATGTGGTCAACATGCTGGGGGACGTCGTGGTGGTCGGCGCGAAGGGCCGCGAAGGGCGTCTGTCCATCGTGCGAAAGGTCCAGAGTCGCGGGGCCGACACCGAGCAGTTGCTGAAGTCGATCGAGGTGGACGTCACCGAGCACGCCAACCGGGTCGAGGTCCGCGCCACCATGCCGATGCCGTCGCAGCCGCCGCGGGTCTCCAGGATCCGCCTGCGCACCGACTACGAGATCACGCTGCCTTCCGGTACGGCGCTCGAACTCAAGAACATGCAGGGCAACGTGCGGCTCAGCAACGTGGGCGGGGACGTTCGCGTCGAGGCCATGGCCGGCGACGTCGTGGGCGAGGCGCTCTCGCGGGTGCGGATGCTCCGCAGCATGTCGGGTGACGTGATGCTTTCGCATAGCGTCGTCCAGGGGGACGCCAACCTGCAGTCGGTGAGCGGCAACGTGATCACGTCCGGGGTCAAGGCGGGGTCGCTCACGCTGGGCAGCGTCAGCGGCAACGTCCAGGTCCGGGAATCCTCGTCGGAACGGGCGTTGGTGCGGACCGTCACGGGCGACATCGAGTTTGCGTCCGTGCCACGGAAAGCAGGGCGTTACGAGCTCAAGTCGCACGCCGGCGACATCTTCGTCTTCACCGGCGCGGCAGGGTTCGAGTTCGAGGCCAACACCGTCAAGGGCGAGGTCTCGAGTGACGTCCCGACTCGGCCGGGAACGGTCGGATCGAACCAGGTCCGCGGCACCGTCGGTGACGGATCAGCCTATTTCGACCTGACGACCTTCACTGGCGACATCAAGGTCGTCAGGAAGCCGTAA